From Phaeocystidibacter marisrubri, the proteins below share one genomic window:
- the uvrA gene encoding excinuclease ABC subunit UvrA, whose protein sequence is MSDSEVTSPVQTFKHGQIDVHGARVHNLKNVDVSIPRRELVVITGLSGSGKSSLAFDTLYAEGQRRYIETFSAYARQFLGGMERPDVDKVDGLSPVIAIEQKTTSKNPRSTVGTVTEIYDFLRLLFARASTAYSYNTGEQMVSYTDEQIRDSLYERFEGKRIALLSPLVRSRKGHYRELFEQTAKQGFIRARVDGELVEITKGMRLDRYKTHDIEVVIDRMQLDEEADKRLRSSIGTAMFHGKGIMMVMDLDTEEIAYFSRHLMCPTSGIAYPDPEPNTFSFNSPKGACPSCNGLGTVKKVDLAKVIPDSSKSIKGGGFAPIGEQKKSWIFNQIEMIGEKFGFDLSTPINKISEEAMEALLYGIETTFEIQSKTLGVTRKYRVDFEGIVNFIESQHIDSKSKSIQRWADGFMEASDCSECGGARLKVESLHFKVGDYNIADLTRMPITEFGKWLESATDQMTPNQRIIGSEIIKELRDRAGFLLEVGLGYLSLDRPAKSLSGGEAQRIRLATQIGSQLVNVLYILDEPSIGLHQRDNHKLIDSLKRLRDVGNSVLVVEHDKDMIETADYILDIGPGAGVHGGHIVAHGGLQDILASGSLTSQYLTGEKEVPVPSERRTGNGHSLVLKGAKGNNLKGVDISIPLGTLTVVTGVSGSGKSTLINETLYPILSQHFYKSVKNPLAYDSLEGIGNLDKVIDIDQSPIGRTPRSNPSTYTGVFSDIRNLFAQLPEAKIRAYKPGRFSFNVKGGRCETCEGAGVRVIEMNFLPDVYVPCETCQGKRFNRETLEVRYKGKSISDVLDMSVEDALNFFEAIPKIKNKLKTLNDVGLGYITLGQQSTTLSGGEAQRVKLATELAKRDTGNTMYILDEPTTGLHFEDVRVLMEVLQKLVKRGNTILVIEHNMDVIKQADYIIDIGPEGGKAGGTVVAEGTPEEIIRVEESLTGQFLALELK, encoded by the coding sequence ATGTCGGACTCTGAAGTTACTTCCCCAGTACAGACTTTTAAACACGGACAAATTGATGTTCACGGAGCACGTGTTCACAATTTGAAGAACGTTGATGTCTCCATCCCAAGACGAGAATTGGTAGTCATTACAGGATTGAGCGGGAGTGGTAAATCATCCCTCGCATTCGACACGCTTTATGCGGAAGGTCAGCGTCGTTATATCGAAACCTTTTCTGCTTACGCCCGCCAGTTTTTGGGTGGAATGGAACGTCCTGATGTAGACAAAGTAGATGGACTTAGTCCGGTTATTGCAATCGAACAAAAAACGACCAGCAAAAATCCGAGATCGACCGTAGGAACGGTAACGGAGATTTACGACTTCCTTCGACTCCTTTTTGCGCGAGCAAGTACGGCCTACTCGTACAATACGGGAGAGCAAATGGTGAGTTACACCGACGAACAAATTCGCGACAGTCTCTATGAGCGATTTGAAGGTAAGCGAATTGCACTTCTTTCCCCTCTGGTTCGTTCGAGAAAAGGCCATTACCGAGAATTGTTTGAACAGACAGCGAAGCAAGGTTTCATCCGTGCACGTGTAGATGGCGAATTGGTCGAAATAACCAAAGGCATGCGCCTGGATCGATACAAGACCCACGACATTGAAGTGGTGATTGATCGAATGCAACTGGACGAAGAGGCCGATAAGAGGTTGAGAAGTTCCATTGGCACCGCCATGTTCCACGGTAAGGGAATTATGATGGTGATGGACCTCGACACCGAGGAAATTGCCTATTTCAGTAGACACTTGATGTGTCCAACCTCCGGTATTGCCTACCCAGATCCTGAACCAAACACCTTCTCCTTTAACAGTCCAAAAGGCGCTTGTCCTTCTTGTAACGGTTTGGGTACGGTGAAGAAAGTGGATTTGGCCAAAGTGATTCCCGATTCTTCAAAAAGCATAAAAGGAGGTGGGTTTGCTCCCATTGGTGAACAGAAAAAGAGCTGGATTTTCAATCAGATTGAAATGATTGGAGAGAAGTTCGGATTTGATCTGTCTACTCCCATTAATAAAATCTCTGAAGAAGCCATGGAGGCCTTGCTCTATGGAATTGAAACGACCTTTGAAATTCAAAGTAAAACACTAGGTGTTACGCGTAAATACCGCGTCGATTTTGAAGGAATCGTGAACTTCATCGAAAGTCAGCATATCGACTCTAAAAGCAAATCCATTCAACGTTGGGCCGATGGCTTTATGGAAGCTTCCGACTGTTCAGAATGTGGAGGAGCTCGACTCAAAGTGGAAAGCTTACACTTCAAGGTAGGAGATTACAATATCGCCGACCTCACTCGTATGCCGATCACTGAATTCGGAAAATGGTTGGAATCAGCAACCGATCAAATGACGCCGAACCAACGCATTATTGGTTCAGAAATCATTAAAGAATTGCGAGATCGCGCAGGTTTTCTACTCGAAGTAGGATTGGGATACCTCTCATTGGATCGCCCGGCAAAGAGCTTGAGCGGTGGAGAAGCACAACGCATCCGTCTCGCTACGCAGATCGGTTCTCAGCTTGTCAACGTTCTATACATTCTCGATGAGCCGAGTATTGGACTGCACCAACGCGACAATCACAAGTTGATAGACTCTCTCAAACGCCTGAGAGACGTGGGAAACTCCGTACTGGTTGTGGAGCACGACAAGGATATGATTGAAACGGCCGACTACATCCTAGATATTGGTCCAGGTGCGGGTGTTCATGGTGGTCATATCGTCGCTCATGGAGGATTGCAGGACATCCTCGCCTCTGGAAGTCTTACTTCTCAATACCTAACTGGAGAAAAAGAAGTTCCTGTGCCGAGTGAGCGCAGAACTGGAAATGGACATTCACTCGTACTAAAGGGTGCAAAGGGCAATAACTTAAAAGGTGTGGACATCTCCATTCCTTTGGGCACTCTTACTGTGGTAACGGGCGTTTCAGGCTCTGGGAAATCGACACTCATCAACGAAACGCTGTACCCTATCTTGAGTCAGCATTTCTACAAATCAGTGAAAAACCCACTGGCATACGATAGCCTTGAAGGCATAGGGAACTTGGACAAAGTTATTGATATCGATCAAAGTCCAATTGGAAGAACCCCACGTTCTAACCCTTCTACCTATACCGGAGTATTCAGTGATATACGAAACCTCTTTGCTCAATTGCCAGAGGCAAAAATCCGTGCGTACAAACCGGGACGCTTTAGCTTCAACGTAAAAGGTGGAAGATGTGAGACCTGTGAAGGTGCAGGTGTACGTGTGATCGAAATGAACTTCTTGCCGGACGTTTACGTACCATGTGAGACTTGTCAGGGCAAGCGTTTTAACCGCGAAACCTTAGAAGTTCGCTACAAGGGGAAATCGATTTCCGATGTACTCGATATGTCGGTTGAAGATGCCCTTAACTTCTTCGAAGCCATTCCAAAAATCAAGAACAAACTCAAGACCCTGAACGATGTTGGATTGGGTTATATCACTTTAGGACAACAGTCCACTACCCTCTCTGGCGGTGAAGCACAACGGGTAAAGCTCGCTACCGAATTAGCCAAACGCGACACAGGCAACACCATGTACATCTTAGATGAGCCCACCACAGGGCTTCACTTTGAAGACGTTCGTGTTCTGATGGAAGTACTCCAAAAACTGGTGAAGCGCGGCAATACAATTCTTGTAATTGAACACAACATGGATGTGATCAAACAAGCTGATTACATTATCGATATCGGTCCTGAAGGTGGTAAAGCCGGAGGTACAGTTGTAGCTGAAGGAACTCCAGAGGAAATCATCCGTGTTGAAGAGAGTTTAACAGGCCAATTCCTCGCTCTAGAATTGAAGTAA
- a CDS encoding lytic transglycosylase domain-containing protein: MNIRFSHLLAAVLFLSLTAGNNRYDGQGDEEQKARIAKDYNIHSLPLPEDLTLGGESVPMDDPDVRERLDRELLVNTYWQSNTILLIKRAARYMPDMKKTFAEEGVPTDLTYVGLIESGFQNVVSPAGATGFWQFMESTGKEYGLEVQGEIDERYHVMKSTRAAAQYLKAAREKFGSWTLAVASYNMGMAGVERQLERQKASNYYDLLLNSETSRYVFRVLAVKEIIENPDEYGFHVRESDLYPILKTQAVTVDSAIADLAQFSLDLGINYKTLKYHNPWLRDSFLKNKDNRTYTFDIPVDKSFIQSEE; encoded by the coding sequence ATGAATATTCGCTTTTCACATCTATTGGCAGCTGTCCTTTTCCTCTCCTTAACTGCAGGTAACAATCGGTATGATGGTCAGGGAGATGAGGAACAAAAAGCGCGAATTGCGAAAGATTACAACATTCATTCACTCCCGCTTCCCGAAGACCTTACGCTTGGGGGCGAAAGTGTGCCTATGGATGATCCGGATGTTAGAGAGCGCTTAGATAGAGAGCTTCTCGTGAACACCTATTGGCAAAGCAATACCATCCTTCTTATTAAGCGCGCAGCCCGCTACATGCCCGACATGAAAAAGACTTTTGCCGAAGAAGGGGTTCCAACCGATCTCACATATGTGGGACTTATTGAAAGTGGATTTCAGAATGTCGTTTCTCCAGCTGGTGCTACTGGCTTTTGGCAATTCATGGAATCTACGGGCAAAGAATACGGCCTGGAAGTTCAGGGTGAAATTGACGAGAGATATCACGTGATGAAATCCACCAGAGCCGCAGCCCAATACTTGAAGGCAGCTCGCGAAAAATTTGGCTCATGGACTTTGGCCGTTGCCAGCTACAATATGGGTATGGCCGGAGTTGAACGCCAACTCGAACGACAAAAAGCAAGCAATTACTACGACCTACTTCTAAATTCGGAGACTTCTCGATACGTTTTCCGCGTTCTTGCCGTCAAAGAAATCATTGAAAACCCAGATGAGTACGGTTTTCATGTCCGTGAATCAGACCTCTACCCCATTCTTAAAACCCAAGCGGTAACAGTAGATTCAGCCATTGCAGATTTAGCACAGTTTTCACTCGATCTAGGAATCAACTACAAGACGCTGAAATACCATAACCCTTGGTTGCGCGACTCCTTCCTCAAGAACAAAGACAACCGCACGTATACGTTTGACATTCCCGTAGATAAGTCATTTATCCAATCGGAAGAATAA